In the genome of Phragmites australis chromosome 9, lpPhrAust1.1, whole genome shotgun sequence, the window agtttgtacactttacctacATGATTTGCTTCTCATCCGACCATCAGACCATCACGAGTGGTGGAGAGGGCATATTGGGGTCCTGTATCCGCCGAGCATCGCCATGATATCCACCCACAGGACACATCACCAGGGGCTTATGATAAAATGATCCATGTTACTTTGAGCTAGTCATCTTTATATGCCATCATACATGCATCTTCTAGCTCTTTGATTATTTTCGGGACTAACTCCTCACATTTCTCaatcaaacatgttagtccaaaaaTCCATgctgtcattaattaccaaaacctaAAATTAGGGGCCTAACTATTTTAAATTACGGCGCATCCATTTTATAGAAGATGATAGGTTAGACGAGACAGTGCTTCTGGAAGGTGATACGATCACTATAAGTGACTGTATCAGACCCCTCCAAATTGCATCAAATGGAGAGACTCCATATTTCCAGCGATTTACTCAACCAATAACATTTGTGCAATAAACACATATAATTAAAGAGAAAATTGCACAAATTGAGCTATGATGAACTCTAAAACCTAAAGTAATTTCTACATAAATCTGACACATCAATAAGCCGTCTAATATGTGcttttttatagtagtgaaatGTTGTGGTGGGAATATTTAAATTGAATCGTATGACTAAGGATCCCTCCCATGAATATGGTTATGTCCGCCTCAGCCCATTAACCCATAGCTCCTTTCTACTTCAACCAATCGGGGGCTCCTCCTCGCTCACTCGGCCTCCCTATCTTCAACCTCCTCTCCTCTGCTTCGCAAGGGGAGTAGGGTAGGGGTTTGCTTTGATTTGGCACGTGAGGCGGGGGCGCTCCTTCAATTCGCCAGATTGACGCTTCACCAGCCCTATCTATCTACGCCTCCTCCCATCCCAGTCTCCCCTCCCTCAAGCAGTCAAGCCCCACTGCAACTCAACTTAGGTCGCTCGTTGGCAGTGGCAGATCTAGGACTAAGATTAACCTATGACAAAGGAGTTGGTCTATGATATTCTCTTTAGTCAAAAATACATGACGTTTAGATATTACATAGTCcgtcttaaaaaaaatactttcataatcttATAATTTCTTAGATTATATacataaattattaaaaaataataataaattctACACATATAATTTCTATATTTCTCATATAAACATTTTCAATGTTTAACTGGATATTTTCtgaaacatcaaatatttatgaCTGAATAAGTGCTAATGCACtagctatatatatacaaactAAAGATCGCAATCTTCACGCTCTCTTCCACCCCATGTAACCTTCACCACCTTCCTTCTTATAGGCATATAAAACTTAGGAAATGTTTTCTATTGGAAGAGGCTATGAGATGCTTGCCACTTGTTAAGTTCCTAGTTGTACCTTATTTTTCTTCCATGAGAGTCCTTGCCATACCATCTTACAAATATCATGTACATATAAATTTTCCTTCAAATATTTATCTACTAGATGATTACATATTGCCACGACAAAACTATCTCTAGTATATTCCAAGAAAATATAAGATCCAATGTAGTGTGAGGAGAAGACTAGCAATTCACattgtatgtgtgtgtgtatatatattatgtttCATATATACTATAAAACACATGCTGGGTAAAGCtataagggaaagaaaaaaaaatgatgtcaGAAAGATCTCTTAGTCACCGCAAAGAAAGTCAAATTTGAAGCTCATACATGGAGAGGAAGATGACAATAGTGAGTCGAAATGAATTAACGCCAGGAGATCGGTTGGTTGCAAGTGTCTAAAGAATAGTAAAGCATGAATATCTTCATTCTTGATCAGATGGTCCAGCTTGTAATCCTAATGAAATGGGCCCTCAGCATTTTACCCAAGCTCAACTGGAACAAATAGCTGCAAATGCAAATTGAAATTTTAGGCAAGCTGTAACAGTAAGGCATGTGCAGTTTAGTATGGAGAACAAAATTTGCATTTATGCTTATGGTGCAAATGTTGTCACTTTGAATATAGCACTAGTGTGTGTGGTGACTAGCCACTCTTCTGTAATTGTATGGATTATGTAATGTTAAGTGTATTTGTAATATTATTTGTGTCACTTGTAATGTATAACTGTCACGTAAATGATATTGGAGTGGTAACCTTATCATTTTAGAGAGGAAGAAGGtggttatatttatatttagttGTGAACCAAATACTTGCTATATATATTTACCAAACTTATAGCAGGATTTATAACAACAATTCAAACACTAGTCTCATTCTATTTATCATAACTAAAATTATACATAACAGTCAACTAAACAATTTACCTTTTAAAGTTAGACACTCGCAACTTTAACTGGTATATCTAACCTTAGCAGTGGCAAACCACGGCAACTTACCAaacagccccccccccccccccgaacgACATCTCCTCCTACCTCTGGCTCCTGTCCTCCCTCTGAGCTCTCTCTCCATTCCCAAATCCCCTTCTCTCTGCTGCCCTCTTCTTCCCAGTCCCGTAGAGCTTCTCCTTCCTCTGATTGTATCTCTGTTATTGtatttggacctcaaactctCTGTATAACTTCGGTTGGAGTGATTTGGTGTTGAGCAGTCGAGTGATTCCTTTGCCAATTGAGTGGGGTTCGTGACACATCGCAACGGTATGTATGTCAGcgctccccttctccttcctctgatTGTATGGTTTTCTCACTCGCCGTTGCTTCGCTCGGGGTCGTAGATCTGCCACCGGAGGGGGAGGGGTGGTTGTTGCTCCGCCGCCGGCTACCTCTGGCTGTCGCCAGAGCTCGCCGGGGTGTTAGATCCGCCCCTCCTTGCCTCTCCTGCGCAGCAACCTGCATTTAAGCTAGCTTGTATTATATGCTTACCTATAATGTTAGGAGGGACTATGTTCTTGCTCGATTCATCGTCGTCATCCGCAATCTTAATTGTCCCAgagcaaagaagccaagaacaacaggacaaggaggagcatggATAAGGAGGAGAATACGGAAGCATCGGTAAGCATCAGCAACGATGACATGGACGCCAATGATGTGGAGGACAACTATGATGACGATGATAGGAAGCGCACGATGGTGCTTGGTCCTCAGGTTCCCCTCAAGGACCACCTTGAGCTCGACAAGGTAACACAGATTACACCTGATCCCGTTATATTCATGCGATGATGTGGCACCATCAATATGTAGATTAGGCCACCATCTATGGCACGATTACTGTTATTTTATCACTTCTTTACCCCTTGAATGCAATTTATTTGCCTAGGACGATGACAGCTTAAGGAGGTGGAAGGAGCAGCTCCTTGGAGATGTTGATACCACTAAGCTTGGAGGTACATATAATATCTCGCTAATGCTCCTACCTGTGTTTGAATGTCAGAAACAAAATTCACTATACAAAGAGGAAATGGTGTATCATTGGCACCATCTGAGTTTTGTTCACTATAGCCTCACAGTTTCTTTCTTTCACTTTCGGGCACGCTAGAGCACAAATTAGCTGTCATTTAACTTCCTTCTTAAGAAACAAGATTTATTGGGTTAGAATTTCAATGCAGATAAATAGATTAACCGGAACATGTCCTGGAAAGTGTAATCAAACAAAGGTTTCCAGATGCTTGGACTGATTGTCCCTTTATATTGCAGAGACTGCAGAACCAGAGGTGACCATATTTAACTTGACCATCCTAACTCCGGAGCGAGCGGATCTGGTTCTGCCGATCCCACTTGTGCCAGATGACAAGGGGTATGCATTCGCACTCAAGGATGGGAGCACCTACAGCTTCCGTTTCTCCTTCACCGTCTCCAACAACATTGTGTCTGGTCTCAGATATACACACACTGTCTGGAAGACTGGAGTAAGAGgtaatttataatcaaacatatGTATAGCTGTTTATCCTCTTTGTTTGTTACGCACTGATCTGCACTTAATGATCTGCACTTAATGAGAATAGGATGGTGGCATGAATTTTGACTAGTTTTATGCGGTCCTTGTGTTAATTGCATCTGCTTTTCGCTCTAGTGCTCATTTAAATAAAACCATGGCACTGCTAACTCTTTGGTCCATGAATGTTGCACTATATATGATTGATTTTTTCCCCATGTAATTGTAATTACTGTTTCCCTTTTGTGCTATGAAATATAATGTTTATCGGCACTTCTCTGAACCATGAAGTCATGTATCCCTGCTACTCTGTTGCGTCAAAGACTTTTTTCCCTCGAACTTCACAGATGTGTTGTCAACTCAAGCTCTTATAAAAGACTAGTTACTTATGATTTAAATTGATTCAAGTAATTTAAGGCAATTTTATGTTGTGTAGCTGCATGGTTTATGAAGTACGTTGAGTGTGTAGGTCATGGGGTTCAATTAATTGTGCAATGACCCATTTCATTGATATCAAAATCTTAATCATGTAGTACCACCAGGCATGGTATTTGCTAGCCAATTTTGCGACCTCCCTAGATGGTTGACTCCCTGTACCTTTTTGCAGTGGAAAATCAGAAGGTGATGCTGGGGACCTTCAGTCCTCAGCAGGAGTCTTACACATACGAGGCTGAAGAAGATACCACCCCAAGCGGCATCTTTGCGAGGGGTTCATACTCTGCAAAGTTGAAGGTAAGGCAATGCTCAAAGAAAAAGTCACACAAGCAGGCATATGCTTGTACAAATTACTTTTTGAAGCGATATTTGTACAAAGTTACCATGATGATGAGAACCTTCAAGTGTGCAGCTCAGTGCTGTAATgcatttgtttgaatttttgtttCCAGTTTGTGGATGACGATGGGAAAGTCTACCTGGACATGAACTACTGCTTTGAGATTAGGAAGGATTGGCCAGCCTCAGCCTAAAATCCAGAGAAAAAAGGGTGATACTATGTGGGTAACATGGTTTAGGTGGTAGATAATGAGATGGTATGGATGTGCGCTATCGGGTGATGCGTTTTGTATGTACGATTCTCATCGTGGCGCAGCGATCTGACCTGAAGGGCCTTTGATGCTCAGAATTTGTTGTGTTTGCCTTGTGGAATGGCTGGCATCCCCGTGGAGAGGAGATGTTACATTTTAGTCTGTGGACTCCAGCATACACTTATCTATTATTCGCTGTGTCTTACTGAACTGACGGAATGATTGAACATGTCTGATTGCATGGGCTTAAGGCAGTTTTAATAGTTAGACAGATAGTGCTAGCTTTTAGATGAGAgagcatattttttaaaatttatgtgGGTCCTATCGTTCATAAAATTTAGTGCTAGCTCTTAGATTGTATTTAGCTGTTTGCATTCAACCAACTAGCCCATTTGGACTTGACAGACACAGAGATGAGATATCTGTAGTATCATAGGTAGCTTAACGTTGAATTGTCAATATAGTCAACTTAAGTAGACCATTTATTGAACTGTATTGCTACATGATTATGAACTGCAACTTGCAATTACTACATGGCACGTGACAATTTTAGGCTGAACGCATCGTCTCATCTCATTGATCTTTGCATGTATGTTTAATTTAATTGTTTGTATGGACGGTAGTGGCTCCTTGTTCTTAATTATGCGATAACGAAGAAATGATCGATCAGTATACTTATATTTTTCTGTTAAGCTACAGCTGCAACCAcaaatattaattaattaaagtaCATTAGAATTGAACTGACGTATGTATGCATTGTATTGCATTTAGGGATTAATTAGCTAATGCATTGACAGACCTGGTCTACATTTAGGGATCAATTAGCTAATGCATTAACAGACTTGGTCTATGGTCAGTAGCTCGATCGTTTAAGAAATAGGCTGGCCCATAATTGATTGTATAATTATGACTCGCTTGTGCTCATATTACGTAGGGCAGGGTATGTATAGAAGAGTaaatatcataaaactatacttCTTTTAAGTAAactatcataaaattatttttttctatttacaAAAGTATACTTCTTTGGTATAAGCTATAAAAAACTATACTTTTTTGTTTTCAAAGCTacatttttttggaaataaattttcacaaaaccacACTTGTTAGACTGCATAGCTTGGACCCACATGGAAAGTGTGAGTATATCATGTGGGTCCATAATCTTCAAAGTGTAGTTTTGCCTAAATTTACTATACAAAATGTAGTTCTGTAcaatataaacaaaaaaaagtgTAGTTCTATAATATATATGACCCAAAAGAAGTGTGGTGTTGTGAAATGAAAACAATAAAGTATAGTTTTTGTGTTAGTTGATCTAAAAGaggtgtagttttatgatatttATTTGCCATAGAACAATAGAATTGTTTCTTAATTCGTCGATGTCTTGTAGTTATCTCCTGAATTCTCTCTCGTTGACCTACAAATATCAAAGAGACGACCTAAGTTGTCCCCCCTCCAATTAGGATTTTGCTGGTGTGGCTACACATATAAGACGGTGAGATTACATCATTCATTGTACACGCCCTTGCAACTTTAGGATTTTCTAAATAGTCAGGAAAATGCAGTTtagcttcttttctttttacccTAATTTCTCTATCAACATTTTCTCacttttttttgagagagaggggtgacTTTCATTAGATCAAACGAACCACGAACACATTACACAGCAGGAacctgaagaaaaaaaaaacaaaaagagcaTATGTCCTGATGCCGCCACCCTAGCTTTATCTTCGATCCATTGTCGCCGATCAAGGTCACAAGAACCGGAGCTGAGATCTGCACCAGCGAGGAGGGCCATTAAAgaccattaattttttttcacagccACAAAAAGTAACATCCCGCAACCCGGATGCATTGAGACCAATGAATGCTTCGGCCAACCTTGGTGGCTAGAAAAAACCCGACACCATCGAACTCACCGACGACTCGAAACCGGATCAGAAGCTCACACCTCCTTACAGAGATGCAGCCTAAACTAGACACTAGCATCATCGGCAAAACACCGATGATCTGATAAACCgaacacatacacatacacatccCTAACACATACACATACGCAGCACAAAACAAACATAGAAGCAGCTACTAGACGACACCCCACACCAAAACACCTGCTCCCGAGACAACCATGACCTTCTCCTCCACCCGAGCGGAGGCGACGACCAGCACCTCAATGACCGGTCAACACCAAGCTCCATGCGCCGCAACCCTGATggaaagaaaaagatgaagaCCAAGAGCACTATTATTCAACAGCTACTAACCTAAGAACTACTTACATACACGTGGCCGGcaagccaaagacaacaagGGAGGGGCCAGATTTGCCGCTCGTTCGAAGTCGCCTCTCTTGGCCTCGCTCCTGGAAGTCTCTCGGTCCTTCATTAACAGAAGAAGAATAGCTAGCCCTTATCTCACTTTTCTTTGGAGGAAGGGGTTGAGGTCCATCTAAGGCCCAAGGGTTTCTGGCCCATTTAGGgtcctccctttctctctcaaaaaaagcCAACGGCTAGGATGGTGTGGAGTCCATGATCGGACGGCAACGCCGCACCCTTCGCCTTTTAAAAGCCTCGCCGAGTACACCTCTCCTACATCCATTTCCTTTCCTTCGGTCGGCGGGCGGCTTAAACCCTAGACTGTCGTCACTTCtctgctccgccgccgccgccgttaccgcctctcctcctcctcctcgccccaACACGATGGAATTCTGGGGTAACCTCTCAGTCCCTTTTCCTTCCTTGCAAAAACCAACTAGGACCTACGATTTGATGCGATCCCGGGGTCTCCGATATTTTAGGGCATAGGATACCATGGGTTTTCATCTTGTATGTCGAGCTGAGTTCAATTCACCACGGATTCTTTTATTCTGGTATCATAGGATAGGGTCTATCTTTTCTGTGGTGCGGTGATTCTTTTGTACCTGTACCATTACCTAACATGGCGGACAAATTCAAATTGTAGCATGAATGACTGTGAAATCATAGACACAATGTATTGACGCTTGGAGCTCTCGTTTGTTCAGTCATGTTCTAGTCTTCTTGTCTCACCAGTTATGCAGTACACAGCCACCAAATCATCTTTGAAAGCATAACGCTGATTAGTCTACTAGTGATTGTTCTGCAAATTTTAGTGTTACTCTTATATTGGCCTCCGTATTTGCTATTCTTGGTAAGCAACATCAGACTCTTTAATTGAAGGACCTTTTGCTGATTGTTTTAAGTTTTGTGCAGGTCTTGAAGTCAAGCCTGGAACGACTGTTAGGTGTGAGCCTGGAGATGACTACATCCTGCACCTTTCTCAGGTTTATGCATATCCCTCGCTACTTCTCCAGGAATTCTCACTCGGGAGTTGCTTGTTGTTATGTCTTCTTTCCTATGGTCATTGAGATCCTCGCAATTACTATTTTGTAGGCTGCTCTTGGGGAATTAAAGAAAGCAAGTGACAATGCTCTGATGTATGTCAAAGTTGATGATcggaaactagccattggaaccctcTCAGTTGACAAGCACCCTCAAATCCAATTTGATTTGGTCTTTGAGAAAGATTTTGAATTGTCACACACCTCAAAAGCTGCCAGTGTGTTCTTCTCTGGTTACAAGGTTCATCAACCAGCTGAGGGAGATGAATATCCTTTATAATGTTTATTAGACCCCTTTAACTCGTGACGGTCATTATGCTATCTTGTTTTTATGGAATATTGGTTTCCTTGACCTGCCTTTTCCCTTGTTCCACAATGGATCTTGATtcagaagaagatgaagaaggtaATGCATGTAACTCTACCTGTAGTATGTTTGTGTTTTGGCACCCTGACAAGGACTTAACCGGTCTATATAATTTCagatgaagaggagggagagcTGAACATTCCAGTAATCAAGGAAAATGGTACAGGCATGTATCCTCTTTGTTGATATTTTTCAAATGATGGGTATCTCTTTTGCAATTCTCTTTCTCAACTTGCTGAGATAATACTGATGACTGCATATCTACCTCAAAATCAAATGCAGGAAGAGGCAAAGCTGAAGCAAAGGAGGAGCAGAAAAGTCAAGGGAAGGCAGGTGCTACAGCCTCAAAAACAAATGCTGCTGCAAAGCAtgtggaaaaggaaaagaaggataACGATGACAGTGATGAGGATGAGACTGATGATTCTGATGAGGATGATGGATTATGTCCTGAGGAAGGCGACAGCGATGTGAGTTGAAGGATGGGAGAATGGTTTAGTCTGGATATAGATTATAAGCACTGTTCCAAGCTGATGGTGCTGTATTGACCTGTGATTAGGGTTCGAGCGAGGAGGATGATTCCAGtgaagatgacgaggaggatgacagtgatgaggaggatgacagtgatgaggatgaagaagaaactCCTAAGAAGGTATGTGCTTGATGGATTGACCCCGTTCAATTCAATGTGTTCTTACCAGATAGCAATGCAATGTTGTGCAGCCAGAGGTAGGCAAGAAGAGAGCTGCTGAAAATTCTTTGAAAACACCTGCTTCTGATAAGAAAGCAAAGGTTGCCACACCGTCTGGCCAGAAGACTGGTGCGTAGTTGTGTGGCTTCTGCTAAGATTAGGAGTTTCTGTGGGAGTAGTGATATGATTTTGTAATGTGCATTTTGTTGAGCAGGTGGCAAGAAGGGCACGCATGTGGCGACTCCACACCCAGCAAAGCAGGCAAGTAAGAACCCTACAAAAAATGACAAGTCAACGGAAAAGTCCTCGAGATCTGGTGGGTCGATCCCGTGCAAATCATGCAACAAGTAAGTTGACATGGGCAAATATAGATTTCCTTTGATCGGCGTGTTAGTTATTTGTTGAAAAGTAATGTAATGATTTGTGGTCTTGTTTGTTTAGGACATTCAACAGTGAGATGGCTCTGCAATCTCACTCGAAGGCAAAGCATTGATGAACCTGGGATGGGTGTCTGCATTGGCTGCCCCTTACGTTACCCTGCATTTTCTTCGTCTGAAAAAAAGGCAACTTGTGCGTGCAGTAGGCCTTTATTATCAAGAATGGCTGACTAGTGGTTGTTATGTAATGCGTCAGAGACTAGTATGCAGCAAAACAAGGCTGGCACAGTTTAAACTTTCATATTTGGGTCAAGTGAAGTGGTTGGTCGAGCTGGTATTTGGATTGGTTGAATCTGCCGCTCTTTTCTGTGATTTTGGTCTGCTTGCTTTAATTTGCATGGTGCTTTACTAAGTTTTGGTGGCTGAGAGTTGCGCCAGGACAGCCCGGGCCTGTATGAGGGATTGCAGTGAAGGATGGGTTTGTTTGGTTGCCACCGCATGTGTTCGTTACTTTGCATCTGGTTGTCCAAGAGATGGTGTTTGGTTGTCTGACCTGGCTTATTGTGAACTCGTTTTTAGTGTGGTGAGGTTAACTCCTTACCTTCCCATGTTTGCATGTAGGTCTGATGAAATTTGGGTAGGTTCTGTGATGTTTTGTGTAGCAAATTGATTGATTATTACTGTTGAACCATAACAACGTCGCAATCTGAACATTAGCAACACTGCGATATGTACAAACTACTAGAACTACCAATAAGTAGAAAGGGAGTACTAGAAAAGAGCTGCAGAACTATTTACGTCCTGAATGGAATGTCACTAATTTGGGAGAAACGGAAGTTCAAAGTTTTTACAAGAATCATCATCGGCCAATAGCACTATTCAAAGATTTTACATGTATTTTCATATTTGTGGCATTATTTGGGTACATGTACCGGtgtatataaatatttaaattctaAACCACCTCTTGCTGACGATTGGTCATAACTATGCATATCGAATCGAAGAAGAGGATACATGATTTTGTGCAAGTTTAGATCTAATAGTCATATGTTTTATTCGTCTTTATTAATTTCAGGAAAATGCAATTACAATGGGTTGTAATTTAGATCTAATTCTAAGTATCTTGATGAGTTCTCTTAGTGTTCTAAGATTGTCTGACTTGTAATCAAATTCTTTTGAACATACCTCTTTCTCAGATAGTATAACTTTTAAATATCTTCGTGTAAAATATGATAAATTGTATAGAATATTCGCATATGTCTTATTTACCCTATAACGATTGTGAAATCGACCGTATCAAGTTAACTCTTATTTACCTCATGATGGTTGTGAAACTTACCGTATTAAATTAATGTCACGTGTACGGTGAATACTTGTTCTTGGAATATACCATATTTccattaaatatatataattattattattccTGGTCCCATTTAAGATAAAGGGGCATATATGAGCTTTCATGTGTCAAAATACATAAATTGCAACAATATTCCTGTTATAAAACCGGATTTCTCTATCTCTGATAAGTGATATTTTTCCCTAAATTTCGATGACCTCCTAGCCATTGGATCTGGATCATAACCACAATCTCCCTTTCTTCGTAAAAAACAAACCCCCACATCCTTAGTCTCGGTCCAGCTAAGCCAATTACCTCTAGTACTTGAATTTGCCACATCCATCTCTTTTTCCTTGAACGTTATCTTCCTACATTCTTTGGCTCCAATAGTGGCAGAGCTAGACCTGTCACTCGGTGCTCTTTTAGAGTTCGCAATTGATCTGATTAGAGGTGGcgctctattgtgataatagaaattgatatagatttatcttatctAATTTTAGAGCCGAATAAATTTTAAGTTtcttaattcacccccttttaagacgtcaccgatcccttgtGATGAGGTATCAGGTGAACACCCGGGCACCGGTGCAAAAGTTATCGGTGTCGTGGAGGGCCATTGCCCCTTTGCTTGTCTACCACCCCCATCTCCACTGTCTTCTCGTCTGCATCAGATAAGCCTTCGTCCTTACCTACATATTGTTCCATAGCAGAGGGGAACAACAACGACGCGTGTCCTATCTAGATTCGGGATATTGACTCTGTTCGACTCCGACCCTCGAATTGGGTCGATGTCTTAGGGCAGAGGAATGCGCCTTCGACCTTGTTGCATGTGACTATGGTTTTACCAACCAATCCAATCCTATCAAATCAGTCTGTGGTCGTAAAAAAACTCGTTCTGTAACCAAAAAAAATCATTccgagataaaaaaaaaccacaaCCGAAACAATTGAAGACCGTGACAATAAAACTTCTTGTGACTAAAAAACAGATTATATTTTCGGTTGCTCCTATGGGTCTGCTTAGTTTGATGACCAACAAAGGCGAAGCCAAATGATAGTGTAGGTACGTCTGGTTCCCCCCAAAATTCATAACTATAGAGCCCAACCtaaacatggccaaatgggccattcgtgccggcccggcacgaGCCCGActcggcccggcccggcccaaacggcccatctacagtaacgggccgtgccgtgccagcccgcgtgccttcccctcagcccacggcacggcccgtcggtgatCATGCTGTACCGGgccggcccgggcacgatttcggctCGACggaccgaaatagataaaaaaatattaaaaaaatgaaaaaatataaaaaatatagaaaatagataaaaatataaaaaatagataaaaaaatatttaaaaatagctaaaaaataaaaatatatataaaaaatagaaaatacgtGCCGGACCggaccgtgccggcccgactcggccgggccgtgccgtgccggcccgtcgtgctgcacgctcggcccaggcacggcccgtgacCTCGTGCCGGACCGGCCGACCCGTCGGTGATCGGGCCGTACCGTGCCTgagccgtgcctacagtgccgtgcctcgggccggcccagtaggcacaaCCCATTTGGACGTTTTTAGCCCAACCCACTGACGAGAgaacccccctccccccacaaGACAGGGGCATAGTCGTGCTTCTCTGCTCGATAGCCTCGACGATCCCCTCTCTAGCCCTAATCTGCTCAACATGCGAGCGGCGCGCGGCGGCAGAGCGCAGGCTGCATCAAGTTACTCCTCATCCTTCTTGAACCCAGCAAACCTCTTGTCACTGTGCGGAATGTCAAGACCTCCATCCAATGCTCCCTGTTGGCAGGTCGAAATTGCATCAAAGACAAACTACAATGTTGATAACAGcgcttaaaaaaaactagcatggACAGTAACTATTCTGTGTTTatttgaaaaaagaagaaattcaTAGTGCAATAAAGAAAGGGTTTGAGACTTGGGAAAAGCTTGCTGGTTTTCAGTTTTACAAATCTCAACAAGAGGGTAATTCCTTCAGAAAGGCAAAAGGGATGCACAGCGCTGGATAATATAAAATTCATCAGACAACATGTAATATTC includes:
- the LOC133929571 gene encoding rho GDP-dissociation inhibitor 1-like — its product is MDKEENTEASVSISNDDMDANDVEDNYDDDDRKRTMVLGPQVPLKDHLELDKDDDSLRRWKEQLLGDVDTTKLGETAEPEVTIFNLTILTPERADLVLPIPLVPDDKGYAFALKDGSTYSFRFSFTVSNNIVSGLRYTHTVWKTGVRVENQKVMLGTFSPQQESYTYEAEEDTTPSGIFARGSYSAKLKFVDDDGKVYLDMNYCFEIRKDWPASA
- the LOC133929574 gene encoding histone deacetylase HDT2-like isoform X1, whose amino-acid sequence is MEFWGLEVKPGTTVRCEPGDDYILHLSQAALGELKKASDNALMYVKVDDRKLAIGTLSVDKHPQIQFDLVFEKDFELSHTSKAASVFFSGYKVHQPAEGDEMDLDSEEDEEDEEEGELNIPVIKENGTGIGKAEAKEEQKSQGKAGATASKTNAAAKHVEKEKKDNDDSDEDETDDSDEDDGLCPEEGDSDGSSEEDDSSEDDEEDDSDEEDDSDEDEEETPKKPEVGKKRAAENSLKTPASDKKAKVATPSGQKTGGKKGTHVATPHPAKQASKNPTKNDKSTEKSSRSGGSIPCKSCNKTFNSEMALQSHSKAKH
- the LOC133929574 gene encoding histone deacetylase HDT2-like isoform X2; translated protein: MEFWGLEVKPGTTVRCEPGDDYILHLSQAALGELKKASDNALMYVKVDDRKLAIGTLSVDKHPQIQFDLVFEKDFELSHTSKAASVFFSGYKVHQPAEGDEMDLDSEEDEEDEEEGELNIPVIKENGRGKAEAKEEQKSQGKAGATASKTNAAAKHVEKEKKDNDDSDEDETDDSDEDDGLCPEEGDSDGSSEEDDSSEDDEEDDSDEEDDSDEDEEETPKKPEVGKKRAAENSLKTPASDKKAKVATPSGQKTGGKKGTHVATPHPAKQASKNPTKNDKSTEKSSRSGGSIPCKSCNKTFNSEMALQSHSKAKH